ttgctagctttagcttctccttcctcaatgggctataagaagatgagatttttttactatagatagtatggaagttaaaaaccaaaaaccaaatatCATATtatcttcactcttcacttttactagtagtttttattttttatttatttttatttttttaattaattaattaattattttaataaaattcccaTTTTACCATTAAAAAACGGATATGCATTTAAAATGgtcgtttaaaacgcgtttaaaacggattatttttctgttttcatttttttccgtattgtataaTATCATAAGGGAAAACGAGTTTTAAACGGAAAAGAAACGAATCcgcattttaaacgcgttttaactaacattGGTCATGACTTCAATTCTTCTTGGGGCCTAATTCTATTTGAAAAAAGAACAGAAGTTATTTGGTCACAATGGATATATCATAAGGTatagaaaaatctaaaattgaaatCTTTGCTACTTTCATTCAATCTTATTTAGTGTGCGTGAGCATTAGTTATATTGATAATCTCGCTTAAAGTCATCCAACTAGTTTCTTGAATATAAACTATGTTAATCCTTCGTATAGACTCTTACCGTTAAAGATCCTATGTTTCAAGGTGCTAATATAATCCTAAATTTTTAGATTAGCTTTTTTACCTGTACTCATTCATAGTGTGAGAACCCTTTGCCTACTAGGCAATGCATCAAGATGCCCAGGTGGTGTGTttgctctatttttttttctagaaaaaaaaaaaagaatgaataaatatTAGAAATATTTAATTACAACCACAATGgttctttttcaaaaatcctATTTGTTTTGTGCATTGCAAGATAAACTAATTTCTTGAATAGAATGACAAGATGTGGTTACAAGGGACAACTTAGCTAACCATTGCTCATTGTTTAATTTACCAGGTCAAAGTGTAGAGCATCATTTATGGAGGATGCGTTAACATAAGATCGAAAATATAAGACCCATGTAAGAAGGCTGTTTTTTTTTCCGATTGCCAACTTGAAGCACCAATTCTCCTCACTTTATTACTCCTTGGGACCACCGCAAAAATACTGATGAAGTTATCCTAATACATTATATTTAACAATatattgttttaaaaaaaatatttaaatagtAAAAGTAAGATTATGTAgttgatcccatttagttgaaaAAAAGATTTAATGGAGTTGACTTGAGCTGTATTCTAAAGTCACTTTAAATCATTCACTATAACATACGCAATGATGGGAAAACGAGTAGGTTGGCCTTCTCAACCCCAAATCATTTACCCACAAATAATTAGATCAATTGATTTGATGTTAAttgtttataaatatttttattgacTTTAATTTAGCTAATGATTAACTTGAACCCGACCCTTTTAATCGAAAGGTTCAATTGAGTCCAAGTAAATCATTGATGGTAAGAAAACGCTACTTTCTAGCATAAGTAAATGGACACAGCTAATGGGAGAACGTGCACGAACATCTTTAATGTGGGTTTCATAGTCCTTTCGCATATGTTGTGTTTAGGAGTAGATACACTCCAGGAGGTAGCatgtcttttttcttatttttggatGCTAAAGGTATTTCTCAGTAAGATTCATACAAAATAGTGTACGTCAatgttgaaaaaaatatttaaaaagaagTATTTTTGTCATTAGAAAAGATTAGAAACACATTGAAACAGATATACATAAATATATCTATAGTTCTGTAGTGCGGGTGGTAGTGGTGGagatggtggtggaggtgaaggTGAAGAAGAACGTGGCGGCAACAGTGAAAGTGCTTGTGACggtgatagagagagagagagtcaagcTCGAGTTGGTTTTCGTGacaaatttatgtttttatattttataaaaacGTCAGATCTATTACTCCAATGATCAAcaaatgtatttttatttttttcaccttgttcattaaaatagaaaacaaactgACACATATATGTCATGataccggaaaaaaaaaacacacacacataaaaacACGAAAACTATTTCTTTTGAACATTTTCATAATGTcttctttgatatttaaaaacatGTTCTTTATCTAGAATGCATACCaagaattaggggtgtcaaatggtcagtttggctaagtttcgatTGGGCTAAATAGCTTTGGGTTTAGGAATGaggaaaaccaaaaccaatcaatTAAGATTTCGTTTTGAGAACGTCGTTCTTCAGTAAAATCGTCTACTTGTGTTATCTCATTAAAAGATGATTCTTTAACTTTGTTTGGGCATTTGATAACTTATTCTGAAACCGTTATGGGAATAGTTCTGGAATGAAATGGCGTTTGATAAGAACTATTTCttggcacattttttttttcattatttcaatATTTCCACAAACACCATTAATGACCATATTGAAATGAAATTGATACCAATGATGGGGTAGGTTAAATGGATAAACCCCATGTATTTCAGTACCGATCCATTTTCTGCTAGGTAATTTCATCGTAGTGGTCTTTCAATTTCAGACCTGTGAGAAGTGAGAGATGGTTTCAGTTTCAAGGGGTTAAGACATGGTTGGAGTAGGATCACCGAAAACCTATCCCACACAACCCATTTGTCATCACTATTTGGAAATGTAGTACATGATCAAAACCTATATGTAGGCATTGGACATCCAAAAGTGGTTCTCATCTCACTCTACCGACCACCACCACGACATCAACACatcacatatttttttatttttctttctccaagGTGCACCACTACATACACCCCCATAGAGTAACAAGCAAGAAATGCAACTTCAATTTCACTCAATTTAACGGTCCCATCCTCTCCATTAGTGGAAAACCATCTAGAGCCTTTACCAATCAACCATTTTTCCTTAACGAAAACCTCACCAAGAGGCCAAGGATTAGCACGGCCAACCTTGCTAGGCTCTGGATCCAAAACACTCTTAACAATGCTGGTAGGTTTTCTAGAAGCATGGTAGCAAGCATATGTGTTGGGAAATCAGATcaagtgttgtcattgttggcaacagtGTGATGGTTCTAGTTCAATTTGTTTGGGTTTGGTATCTTAACCAAATACACTTGGATTTGATGATTGGGTTGGTTATGAATTATGGGTCAAAATTTGGTTCAATCTTGAACCAATTAGATTGAATCGGTCCTAGTAGTCCATTGGATATTTGGATTGAAATCTCATTATATAAGCAAAGTGGTATGATGAGGTAAGATAGCATTATGTATATGCAATGGGCCCGCAAGCTTGAACGTGTCTCTCTTTTGAGTAACCACTTtgatttaaaatcataaatacaATAAGAGTTCTACTATGACAAGGAGTGTATGGCAGCATCAACAACCTCTTGGTTTTGAGAATTAGCAAAGCACATGAGTTGATGAGGTAATTAGAGTTTGGCTcggtttaaagaaaaataaattgagtTTTATTAGAACTCTCAAACCTCATGGCGGTTGGTACAGAATTCCAAATATAAACGATTGAGATGGGATTGGCTTTCGTATGAGTAAAATACAGCAAGATTTAAAGGAGTTAGAAATAAACAAGTTGCTGAATTAGAGACTACGGATTGGTTAAAATTAGGAGTTAAAGTGCTAGAAGCCAACGTGAATTCAGCAAGGTTTCTATAACAATTTTATTTGAAGATGAAGTCTAGATTCCTTATCTCATTCATGTGCAGCAACTGCCAAGTGTTGGATTCAgccagaagaagaaagtgaagctATTACAAAAAAGAGAGGATAGCAAGAGTCTGCCACATGTTCAAGCACTAAAGATTGGGAAGTGGACTTCAGATTGGATTCTTTCTCATGCACATGGACAACAACGAAATAAAGAGCGCCCAAGAATGAATAGAATTTCAGATCAAGGAGGATTCTTTCATGTTTAATCGATCCACTTGGCAAAATCTAGCttattcaagttttttttttttttttctgcaatgaaaagagaaagcgagaaaggaagagaagcaaccttgagagagagagatccaaaagGTTGAGATGTTGATCGTTTGAGCATGTTCAAGTCTCCTTTTATATGTCAAGCAAGCGATCATCAACGGGATTACACAGGCTGAGGTAATCCGtatctgaaatccctattttggtaTTCTAGAGTTTGTTgattgttgagaaactctagatcaatgatgtattgggttgacattttattgatttaaaattgtgaacctagcaagttggggcttgtgtagggtgtggggttgttgcccttgtttgagttgcatctcagattgaagcagtGATAGGTTCCTGGACCATTATAGCGgttgaaaaagttgagtattggggaaatacgaaaccctatatgggtattcttccgtggagtaggcactctggctgaaccacatatatctggtgttattgtctctcatttatttttttacatatatttgaagtgcgtaTTGTACAGAGTGGTGGGACATTGTCTGGTAGACCCAGCCACATTAtggtgtgaggtggacgtgtcgttgtttgcatgattggtaattacgggaTTGCCCCGGCCAATCTTGAACTGCACAGtggaagtttttttttgttgggttacaaataaagaaatttttggaatcactgattcccccccccctctcagtgtcaacctgggaacatcaATATGCtataaaagtaagaagaagaacaacataTCTGTATGTATTAAGGCTCCATTCCTTGCCTATAAGTATTCTAATAAGCAAAATTCCAGGTGGGGGACTCCGCATTGTATCCATCTTACTAATTAAAATCCCTAAGTTGGATCGGATTCTATTTTTCACCAGATATCCACAAGCAACGAATTGGAAAGACCCAGTCTTGCAGACAACCATACCAAACAAAAATTGTAAAAAGCTATCGATCAGCACACCAAGCCATAACAATATGACCCCTTAACAGCTTTGTCCTTTTAagaacaaaatcaaaaccaaaccctcTTCGTATTAACCTGTACATAATTAACCATTCAAAACTGAACAAACTCCAAatgctacaaaaaaaaaatcagcttaGCAGCTTCTACTAATATTTCACTTGATGAAGATGTGCATGCATTTAAAGGTTGTATCCCAAAAATTAGATTAGAGATTTCCACCCGAAAAAAACTGATAAGGGATCAAACATCAGAACCCAAATCCAAAGGTGGGCTCTGCAACTTTCTCTTCACTATTTATAGAATCTCTCTCTTTATAGTTTATAACGAATGAGGAACTGAAAGCAGGAAAAATTTTCAACTGGGAACTCCAAAGTATTGAAAATTACTTGACAATTTCTTGCTAAGAGGGAGGAACCAAAGAGGTGAAAATTTTCcatatcccttttctttttctgactAAAAGAATTTCCTCTGCAACTGCAGATCGTTATCTCGTCTCCTGACCATTTCTCGTTCTCtcaccctctctttctcttctttggtCAGATATTAAGAGAAAAAGCAGCGAACattgaggagaagagaagaagaagaagcatctCTTTATTTGGGAGGGATGTACCTATCAAGAATTTTTGGGTAGTCTAAAGAGAACACCGGAGTGAGTTCAGAGGGCTTCAAGAGTAGAGGCAAGGTCGGCTTCCCAGAGTGAGTTCAAAGGCAAGATCGACTTTCCCGGAGAGAGCAATGTCTATCCACAAGGTCATCCAACTGAAGGCAAGAGCGGCTCCTCTTTGCACTGTGATGTTTTTATCAAGAAGGAGGTTTTGAGGATTTTAACGGGagcaatttctttttttattttgaaaagacCATTTTAGGATTGAAGTAATGCCCAAAAGGTGTTACTTGATTTCCATTCTTGAGATGATATTTTGAACCGGTTCATTTCTTGGGCACAAAAATAAGAGAGGAATTACCAAACACTTTTTTTCCCGTTTCTGTTCTAAAATAGAATTTAGAACAGAAAAGATGATTTCGAGAGAGTTACCAAATAGGCTCTAAGGGACTTCGATTTTcaatcggttttggttttggggggCTGAATCGATTCTGGTTTAGGAATGAGGGATACCAAAATCAATCCATCAATGTCGGGTTAATACAAGTTTAGATCAATTTATTATCAAGCTTGAACCTtgatgaaatcttacattcaaaACCTGTAGTGACGAACGATTTAgtaaaaacactttaaatttgtgaCGAAATCCTGGTTTATCATTATAAGGGAAAGATAACAAAATGTGTACCAGGTGCACCAGACTCCTGCATGAACCCTACCATCcaatcatttatttaactatccACTAATTTTGTGTAGTGAACAAGGAGATCACTGGAAGCATAGTTACAATTTACAAACCAATTTTCTTATTCTTAATCTCattttcattgatttgtaacaattccccttgcaacaaaaaatattctcactaatattgcaaaaaatagataatcaattcacctatttataacctcataatcacttttttttttttttattgattacgttcggtttgattttgattcagttattgatcaatttggtttgatccGTTTTCAgccggtcccaacatacctcagtccaaaaccaattcaTTAAGGATCAGTTTGGTTCGATACAAGTTTTTTTGAACGgttttcatcaattttttttggttcaggctaggttttgacaacCTTACCAAGAATGCATGCCAAATGCAGCCCTATTTATGCCATATGGCGAGTTGGATGGAACTGAAATTTAGTAGACGCCAAGGTCCCTTGATCATGCCAAGTTAGAGTATGTCGAGACACATGAAAAAGTATGAATCGAGATCCTCACACGACATAGAGTGTAGAGCAGATCCAAGGGCTGAGAACCCCTTGGCTACGTGTCTAAGGGCTCCCAACCCTTGGAGCTACAGATGAGCCCAATCCGGGAAGGTTCATTATGACAGAAGTTATATGATTATAGGGTATAAATCGGACAGTAACAAATCTAGAACATTTATTGtctctcattttcatatatTCAATGAAGGAAAATGATATATAGACTAGCACGTTGTAATGGAATCTTACACAACATCACTTTATTGATTCCCAGAAAAAAACATGGCTTCTTGGTGACTTTGTTCTTATTGGAACTGGGTAGTAGTAAGAGCTTGAAATTGGGTTCTTGTTGTGCTAGAGGAATGCATCATGGAGATAGTATATTAGGGCTTCGGAAACATACGGACGAGATCAGATATCAGTCAATTACCCATTTGCTTAGCATGCTGGGAGCAGTTTTCTTCCCTAACTCCAAAAAGCGCCaggccttttcttttctcaaaaatgAGAGAAGAGTGGGGGGGGGTGGGCTGGCAGACCTTTGATTTGAACGAGAAACAGAGCACTTAAACGGTACTCACCTCCCTCCCCTCACCCCCCAACCTAGAGACTAAAAGAGGACCTCCTGCTAATTCAGAGAGGAGAACGTATCCCTGAACATGATACCAGAATAGCGTGGATGGGGCCTGAGGGTGTAATAGTAGTCAATGGTGGTGGACACAGGGAGGGATAGGGTGATGTTAGGACTGAGGGTTATGAACTAGCACCTGTGTCTGGAGCCGGTgcttttctctctatctctctctctctctctcctggcTATGTATGAAAACCTCTAAATACTTGGTATGTTCTGAAACCAagaggagatttttttttcttttaaattttaaaactcaCCGTCAAAACAATGAagttttctatttctagaagaaaaaaaaagagattttttctATTAGTGGTCAGAGACTCAAGACAtacatatttttaaatttttttaccatttcatttctatcactttctttcatttttttcttttctcttggctacctGACAGGGCCTCAAATTCCTCCCGTTTATTGCAAAAAACGGCGGTAGCTTTCTAACTGCCATGATCAAGCTGCTCAATTATCAGACCCACACCCAGCCTCTAATCACCCGTTTCTATTTcctgtttgatttttctcaatGATACCATCGTACGAATTTGCAGTAACAAaagatgattttgaaggatcATTTGGTCGAACACTTagacaagaaaaaagaaaaaaatacgtTCTTGTGGAAAATTTACATGGTAAATTTTACATTTTACACCTATCCTATGAATCAGGTAAgtcaaagagagagaagaaccaAACCCATTCTCCCCTTTAACCCTCACCATGAACCCGAATGCAGAGGACACCAGCACGGAAGGgcagagaagaaagaataatAATATGGAAAATGTGTTAATTTGAGGAAAGCCGTGAATATCTTCACCTTCATAATTGCAGTGCTGGTGGTGGTAGACACCACATCTTGCACTTTGGAGTACTCTGGCATTGGCTCCAGAATAACTACACTTGCAGAGGCCAATGCATTGCCGACCTCACAAGAAACAGGGGTGAGGCGAAAAAAGGTTGCACCACGTTCTGGTAAGAAATCTACATACCCCCAGTTATCCTACACACACATGTTTTGCAATTACAGTCAACTATTGTGATATCACAATGTTCTGAGACTACAATGGCTAATCAACCCCCAAGACATGCACCAAATATACATAAACAGGAAAGGAACAACTATCATGAAACAATTAATTTTCCAATTGATGGAATTGTAATATACTGGATCCTCCAATGGCTTGTTATTATAGATGAAGGCCACGGAATAAACCATAGTTCGCACACATTACACAAAGTAGCTTCAGTAAGATGAACTAGTAAAGCATCAAATGTAGAGTACCAAGTCATTTATGAGCGCACACATCTAGTATGTTATATATTCTCAAGTACAGATACTACAGAGTTCTTGCTTCTCATGCAGGAAAACATAAATAGATGGAGGTTACTCTGGCTGCCAATGCCTAGCTAAGAGTTCTCTGCTCAAAAACCATGAATCTTGATGTGCTCCTTCTTCACAATGCCAGCCTGTTGACCCAAGAAACAAGATGTTGCCGATCAGTAACTCTTTTAACTTGTGCATCTGAAAAATACAGTAGCAGTAACAATAATTGTCTAGATGGTGGGGAGAAGGGATCACCTGAACAAGGAAAGTGGACACATTCTTCCTCTGATCACCTTGGAGCTGAATTACCTGCAGCCATATATAACAAACTATAAATATAAGATATAAGTCATCACTAACTCCAACAGATACAGTAAAGAACCATTGACGTATCACACCACCGACCTGGCCTAGCTCTGGGTCCTGGACAACAGTACCATTGCAGCAGAATTCTTTCTTGAGGTCCTTGAGGATCTTATTGTAGCTAAATTCTTTCTTTAAACCCTGCACAGTAGTCAGGCTTTTCCTACCATTCCGCTGCTGTATACGGACATGCACGTATTCTTTTGAGCCAGCACCTGAGTCCTCAGCATTTGCCTCTGCAAAAGGATCTGTCTCGCCAAGGGGGGTgggacaaaataaaaagattggCTCAAATAAAATTTACTAATAAGAAATTTCACTTAAAACAATATAAACAACCCAAAGAAATAGAGAGCAAAGTTAGATGGAGTATCATACCGAAGGCAGTAGGAATCTGGACGTCGAGTTCAGACATGAACCTTGGTTTTCGAAGTTGAATAGTAGTGACAAAAGAGGCTTTCTTAGTTTTCAAATAAGGTTCTGCTCTGATCTGGAACAATAAAACTAAATccatgcaaataaaaaaaaaaaaaaaatggaacaggACTATAGAACTACTCAAAAAcaatttttcaagttcaaaaggTTCGTACATCATCTGTGGAACATCAGggagggaatttttttttttttttttaattaagtacAGCATAAATCAATATAGGATCCAATAGAACGTGTAGCAATGCACATACCCAACTGTAATACATAAAAGTGTCCAATGCATCCAAATAATTTTACCATAGGCAGCATATGAATGATAAGAAGGTTTTAAACAGTGGGAAAGACGTTGGGTGATGAGAATCTATTAAGGGGATGATCTAGAATTAGATCATCCATCCCCCACTGTTTACAAAATATGGGTGTGTTAAATTTAAATAACTCCCAAAAATGTTAAACCCCCATTAATTGGTTAATCCACGTCCAAATATTCCAATGAATCAAAAGCAAAACGTTTTGAACCAACAAAGATCTATTTTATATCAACCATATGAAAAAATTTACTAAGCACAAGacaaacattaaaaaataataataaaaaaataaataaaaaataaaaaatccagcAAACAAAACAAACAGCACGGAAACCTCACACAGAGAATATGATAGCGTTCTTTGCAACGCGAGCAAATAAAAAAGGAACGCAAGAAATTCCAGAGGAttcacaccccacccccccaaaaaaattaaaaatcaatcaaattatCCAAGATAAAACTCGTGCAGAAGAATAAAGAAGCGACCCATGAACTAACGCCTTACAAATCCACAGAAATCCTGATGAACCCTCAAAACAGGTAAGCTTCTTCAACAAAAAACCACCGAAAAGTAATATACTTAAATCATTAAACGGAAAATCCACGTTACAGAAACAAGGACATATCAATTACCAGCAAAACAAATATTTTGGCAATCCTTTGATTCCAGAAAACCAACCATAGAGAAAATTAGAAACAATCAACCACAATAAGCCaccgaaaccctaaaaaaaaaaaaaattagagcgAGAAAAACCTAACATAAAAGCACAATCCTTACAGGAATAAaggacaagaaaaagaaaaaaaaaaccatgatcCGGGTAACAAATATAGAATTCCGTGAtacaaaaaaggaaatttacaAGGAAATATAAGAAATTCAGAGAAAGGaagttcagatcttcaaatatTCAGATATAATAACAAGCAAtcatagaaagaaaa
This Macadamia integrifolia cultivar HAES 741 chromosome 10, SCU_Mint_v3, whole genome shotgun sequence DNA region includes the following protein-coding sequences:
- the LOC122092145 gene encoding protein translation factor SUI1 homolog, with translation MSELDVQIPTAFDPFAEANAEDSGAGSKEYVHVRIQQRNGRKSLTTVQGLKKEFSYNKILKDLKKEFCCNGTVVQDPELGQVIQLQGDQRKNVSTFLVQAGIVKKEHIKIHGF